DNA sequence from the Suricata suricatta isolate VVHF042 chromosome 5, meerkat_22Aug2017_6uvM2_HiC, whole genome shotgun sequence genome:
TTTCTGTTTATTTAGGGTCAGGGTGGATATTtagaaaggggagcctggggatACAATTGCACTTGAGCCTTAAGAacacagttctatacattttctGTCTGTTACATAGTAAATGTAGTTGTACTCCTCCTTGGGGCGTGGTCTAAGCCTTAAATGAGGTCaaagggagctcctgggtggctcagtccctgaagcttccatctggatttaggctcaagtgaggatctcacagtcttgtgATCAAGCCAAAAGTCAAGCTCCTTGAGCGTGCAgcttgagcatggagcctggttggaattcttctctctgcaccacccatacttgtgctctctctttcaggaaataaacatttttgaaaagtaactcCATGCTTTACTCTGTTGTTCATCTGCATAGACGTGACTCAGGGGCTAAGCCCTAATTGAGCCAATTCAGCTCTTCCTCAGGGCAGTCATTACCTTATGTATTTCCACCACAGCACACTGAGCTCATGGGTGTTATTCCTGCAGTAAAAGGGAGGTGTCAATAAGAGGCTAAGTAAAATGAGGGACTGAGGTCTGTGGGCACATGCAGGTAAGCAGTGCAGATCAGGTCgcggggtccagctggtgacatgatctccctcctgcctcttaaGTACCATTATGACCTCCTGCTGTGTCCACTTGGTAACTGTGGAGtttgttgcagggactgctgaccttcagggatgtggccatcgaattctctcaggaggaatggagatgcctgaaccacagtcagtgggaactgtacagagatgtgatgttagagacctATGAACACCTCGTCTTCTTGGGTGAGGCTAACTCCCTCTAGATTTCCCAAGCCCCACTCAAGGGTGTTGTTCTTTCCTGTGGAGACTGTCTCTTAGAAGCTTTGTCTCGCATGCCTGGGATTCAAATCCctacagtaaagaaagaaggaggggttgGCAGATGTAGAGAAAAGTCTTGATGATGTTTCCTTTCAGGTGAGTTGTCCCTTCCTGAGAGTCACATTATCATTTCCTAGATGGATGGCATTTCTAAGTATTGAGTGGCATAAAATGATATTTCCATCTTCAATATGAATTTCTACTCATGTTGGTAGCGGTAAGACTCAGAAGTAGAGATCAGGATGTGAAACTTGGAAATCCATCCTGTGTGTTCCAAAGGGGCTGTTGGGCAACAGCATTTGGGcatgattttccagaattctagaatgtcctcttttctctactgAGTCCAATACTGGGTTGAAAGGTAGAATCTCCAGCAATACTCTATCCTTTTGCTCTAACGAACAGGTCTTGttgtgtcaaagccagacctggtcatctttttggaacaaaagagggagctatgggatgtgaagagaaaggagacagtagcctcatacccaggtaagtgggaatgaaaGAGGCACATGACAGAGGTGAGGTCCAaatgtgaaggatgaagaaagaccGCACATTGTGATTTGAGGAGCCATTCTTGAATGGAAATCAGTTTGCAAAACCTAGTTTTATGTCAATATGTTTCACAGGGGCCATCTGCTTTCCAATACATCACATTCTCACAAATCACTAAGGATTCTCCTTTAGTTCCACTTAAAGGTCCTTCACGTCTACAGTGAGGTCCTCCATAATCTCATTGGCTCTCCATTGCTTTGAGGGCTTGgggtattctctgtgtttctgaggaagtctatattcgttcatttctgagtgtttgccTTGAGTGAGAAGTGTGTCAGGGTAGCGGTAGGCATATTGGGATTTGGTGCAGAAATCCTAGAAACACTGGAGACAGAGCCCATCTAATTTCTGCTTAATGCTTTCCAAAATATGGAGGCTTTAATCCTAATCATACAAAATTGTGACCCACTAATTCCATCACTTGATTAAGCAcctccctaaaatgagaaaatctaaccctttatttcacttcaaaagtTCCATTTTTGGGGCGCATGTGTGGATCAGTTgctgaaggatctgacttcagctgacgtcatgatcccacagtcagtgagtctgagtcccgcataggcctcagtgatgacagcacagagcaatcttggaatcctgtctccctctctctctgctcctcccctacttggtctctctctcaagattaattaaagtaaacttacaaaaagtaggaaaagttcattttttgatggtattaactaaaatacaaaatttccactctatatgttccattcctcaatcgtaaaataatttaaatcttttcttattttcctagaatttctacataaataaatgtcacagggagatagaacatttagaattcaaaacttGCAGCCTATATaataaaatctctattcattttttcttaatcattgaatcatttaataattttgtcaTGTATAATAGGAAGTTCCTGTGACTTTGTCATATATGTTTTCACCTTCTGAATAGTTGTATATAGATTACATTACGATTCATtgtatcaaaaacttttaaatatcgtttgtaatgtttatttttgaaagatagagcaggcattgagggctgaaagagagggacatcccaaatttgaagcaggctcctggctctgagctgtcagcacagagtccttcCCAAGGCTCCAACTCCTAGACTCTGAGATTTcagcctgagcccaagtccaacacttcacctactgagccacctacccaCCTCTGCAGCTCTAATACGAAAATCTCAGTGTGTAGCCATGAAAGAGGGCACATTTTGATGTATTGGCTGGTTTTCATGCAGAGGAAAATTGCAACGTATACTCATAAATATCAACCCCGGAAATCTTTAATGAAAGCCCCTATGTATTTAgcatttaaaagacattattacacAGAATTTAAGGGTATAAGTCAATTTTCAGAATCAAGTAAGCAAAAACGCTCATTTcttttaaggatttcttttttccatttacttggagagatggagagagaaagtagaggaggggcagagagacaagagacaattccaggcaggctccacactgtcagtgcagacgaggatgtgggctggaactcacaaatgatgagatgacaatctgagctgaaaccgagagtcagacgcgCAACCCTCGCTGAGCCAACCATGCACCCCAAAgactttcatttctaaacatacaaacaacatcAAAGTTGTGAAATATGCCAACATAACATTATTAAAAACTATGGGGATTACATTAACATAGAATCTGAGCGATGTAGAAAAACTAatgatttggggctcctgggtggctcagtcagtcaagtgtcacactttgccttaggtcatgatctcatcatttgtgggttcatgtcccctatcaggttctgtgcggacagctcagagagtggagcctgcctcagattctgtgtttctctctctttctgccctttcttttgcacgctctctctccatctctcaaaacagaaataaacattaaaaaagataagtattttaagaaaaagaaaaagtagtgattcctttttcctgaagttgactttttctgatttcaattTTGGGTATGACAAATTGTATTTCTAAGCATCAGAGAGTAGCAAGTGGAatgcctttactttcatttttacctttcagcTGTGTTTCCAAATGAATCTGACAGCCTCCTTTCAGAGACGTTCAAAGGAATTTCTATCCAAAGAGTGTCAGTGGATGGATATAAAGGTAGTGCCCTTGAGAATGGACACTTAATGAGAGACAGGAACAaggatggggagagtgaggggcaTCAAGCTCACCTGGGGACTCCTATTCCAGATTACGATGGTGACTGTCATCCATGTGGGGAGGTCTCTGATCAAAGCCCCAACCTCATTACATGTAAGAGTATACATTTAGGAGAGAATCACTCTAAATCCGGTGCATGTGGGGAGATCCTTAACCAGTCCTCCAGTGCTGGTGATCAGAAGAGGATTCATGTGGGGAAAAGCCCATACACATgcaatgaacctgggaacatACTTAGTCAGTCATCAAGACTACATATCACTAAGACAATCCATGCTGGACAGAAAGGTTACGTTTGTaaggagtgtggcaaagccttcaacAGGCTCTCAGCACTCATTCAACATCAGCGagtgcacactggagagaaaccttatgaatgtgAAGAAGGTGGTAAAACCTTTAATGATGCCTCATCAGTAAATGTACGTAGACTAATCcgtacaggagagaaaccttacacacATGAAGAATGTGGGATGGACTTTCCCCAACACTCACCTCTTACCGAACATCACAGAACCCATAAGGctgagaaaccttaccaatgtacggaatgtggcaaggcctttactaACCAGTCAGGCCTTAACAAACATCACCggatccatactggagagaaaccttaccaatgtatgGAATGTGGCAAGTTCTTTAAATGGCTCTCAGATTTTAATGcacatcaccgaatccatactggagagaagccttaccaatgtaacaaatgtggcaagtcctttactcACCACTCAaaccttaccaaacatcaccgaatccatactggagagaaaccttaccaatgtaaggaatgtggcaagttttttaaatgtctctcaGCCCTTAAGGtacatcaccgaatccatactggagagaagccttaccaatgtgaAAAATGTGGCCAGTTCTTTACCCAGTCCTCACAGCTTAATGtacatcaccgaatccatactggagagaaaccttaccaatgtaacgaatgtggcaaatcctttactcgCCAGTCTGACCTTaacaaacatcacaaaatccatactggagagaagccttaccaatgtaacgaatgtggcaaatcctttactcgCCAGTCAGACCTTaacaaacatcacaaaatccatactggagagaaaccttaccaatgtgaaGATTGTGGAAAGGCCTTTAACCGGCCCTTTTCCCTAAATCTACATcgccgaatccatactggagagaaaccttaccaatgcgAAGAATGTGGCAAGTTCTTTACCTGGTCCTCACAGCTTAATGCACATCACCGagtccatactggagagaaactttaccaatgtaaggaatgtggcatGTCCTTTACTCACCAGTCAGGCCTTACCACACATCACCAAATCCATACTAGAGAGAAACCCTACCAATGTAACGATTGTGGCAAGACCTTTACCAAGCATGCACACTTTATTGGACATATAAGAATCCATTCTGGAGAGAAACGTTAGCAGTGTAACGTGCCAAGGCATTTATCCAACACTCACCTTATTCAaaatcacagaattcatactagatTGAAACTCTACAAATGTTAGAATATGGCTAGATCTTTACATGACCTTTACACTTTACTTGACGTCACAGAATTCATTCTAGATGAAAACATCCCCAATGTAAAAAAATGCAGTAAGGTCTTTACTCACTTTTTCACCTTTACTCAGTATCACAGAATTCATCTTGGAGCAACTCTTCCAAATTTGAAGAATGTGAGAAAAGTTTTGTGGACTGTTCACCCCTTGCTTCACATTGGAAACTTGATACTGGAGAATAACCACTGAATAGGACAGCATGTGGCAAGACTTCTAAGAACTGCTACACCCTGACTCCTGATCAGAGAAGGAATACTAGGGAAGAGGttgcaaatatacagaatttggaGAGCATGTTAATTAGAGCTGGAGCTTCATTGTACATCACAGagttcatactggagaaaaaacTTAAAGTGTAAAGAATGTACTTAAATCTGTATGACTGCTCAACCCTGCTCAGGATCGCAGACTATACTGAGGAGAAACATTACAGAGTAAAGAATGTGTCCCACCTatagctggaactcacaacttgCTCAATTCCATACCTATCCTACagcatagaaaaagagaaagagaagagaaaattgcaGTGCTGACATGTGGAGTTTGATCCTTCATCAATACTTGAAAAAACACATGACGTTTAAATCCtacatcatgacatcatgaatgAGGCACGGCTTTCATATCTCATGTACACCAGACAGTGCATGAAAGAAGGTAACtttgaagacatatttagaaaaatataattgaacatCAAATGTTAATGAATGTCATGAAATTAACATTGGGAAGTAGTACATCAGTCTctattcaaaaatatatcaaaatactgaTGATAATGAGTAATACAAAGTTAAACTCGATGTATATACTCTTATGCCTCAAAAGATGAAATGGATTTGTTGTCGGGAGCCATTCTGACTCCCAAGTTGAGAacactccttgtgaggttaaggcaggtttgcatgGTCTCCTTACATCAGATGATGACCCACTTAGCTGTTTTTGCCTGAGTACcaaccgccccccgccccacaagGCCCCTTGTGGATTGGTATCCGGAGTGAcgtgtccccttattctggccctaatacATGCTCAATGCACCTTGtggaggaacttattataggaacttcttcttttgtgattatggaagcaaccattccatttcctgagaatcctgtttttcttatgcttctcaagtaaacaggctattgacccctgctcacaaagaaataacgtttgcctttgctatgctagagacattgtcttatatttgaatgctaaggataCCTTCCTGACCCAGATGATTAGCATTAAATCCtttacatcaatcactattgataaagattatgcatgaatcttctacaaatctatgttctggtaaATTGTTACTTATCAAAgatttttatcatcagaaatcattgtctaaggcaaatgccacgtCTGTGCTATTCCCCATACACATTtggccataaataaagctgagtctcagtcagtgcggAGAAGCCTGCctgttgatcagaaagaatcttgtgtttctctcatccctccttttcaccaacaccatccatccttcagggacctgctggagctgaactccaGCACCGTTGATTATAAGAAATAAGCTCGCATAATCACAGAGCCAGTAGGTCTCAGAGCCAGCTAGACATCCAAGAGAACTGATGGGTCCGCTCTAGTCTGGAAGGCATGAGCTAAATGTCATAGTTCTAGTATGAAGGTGGCAGCTTCGAGACCCAGGAAGAGTCAGCATTTCAGATTGAatctgaagggaggaaaaaagtcaatgtCCCA
Encoded proteins:
- the LOC115291157 gene encoding zinc finger protein 501-like: MLETYEHLVFLGLVVSKPDLVIFLEQKRELWDVKRKETVASYPGSKGYVCKECGKAFNRLSALIQHQRVHTGEKPYECEEGGKTFNDASSVNVRRLIRTGEKPYTHEECGMDFPQHSPLTEHHRTHKAEKPYQCTECGKAFTNQSGLNKHHRIHTGEKPYQCMECGKFFKWLSDFNAHHRIHTGEKPYQCNKCGKSFTHHSNLTKHHRIHTGEKPYQCKECGKFFKCLSALKVHHRIHTGEKPYQCEKCGQFFTQSSQLNVHHRIHTGEKPYQCNECGKSFTRQSDLNKHHKIHTGEKPYQCNECGKSFTRQSDLNKHHKIHTGEKPYQCEDCGKAFNRPFSLNLHRRIHTGEKPYQCEECGKFFTWSSQLNAHHRVHTGEKLYQCKECGMSFTHQSGLTTHHQIHTREKPYQCNDCGKTFTKHAHFIGHIRIHSGEKR